The Devosia sp. MC521 genome has a segment encoding these proteins:
- a CDS encoding MipA/OmpV family protein: MRHPKYILGAVAVSTLLPSVALAQNFGQLDQAQLSYSQADTRPDLIVELGLGAGAMPAYEGASTYTGTIIPLINLERLNIPGVIDIGGAGATDGLKIAPSISVVRERKSADFAPLAGLNNVDTTYALGGRIGYEIGLNEVVSVQPYVAARYAFGGAQGFVGEVGLDMTARLTPELTLVAGPVVNFASENYMDRYYGVSAAESAATGGRLAAFDPQGGIKSVGVKAAVKYEFVADTFLNLEGSYSRIVGGAENSPIVQSGSDSAFTAGVGISRRFSFNY, translated from the coding sequence TTGCGTCATCCCAAATATATTCTCGGTGCAGTTGCTGTTAGCACGCTGCTTCCGAGTGTCGCCCTTGCCCAGAATTTTGGCCAGCTCGATCAAGCTCAGCTGAGCTACTCCCAAGCGGACACCAGGCCAGATCTTATCGTTGAACTCGGCCTCGGTGCGGGTGCGATGCCTGCCTATGAGGGTGCTTCCACCTACACCGGTACGATCATTCCCCTCATCAATCTCGAACGCCTCAATATTCCCGGCGTGATCGACATTGGTGGTGCTGGCGCGACCGATGGACTGAAGATCGCTCCGTCCATTAGCGTCGTGCGTGAACGCAAAAGCGCCGATTTCGCACCATTGGCTGGCCTAAACAATGTCGACACGACCTACGCGCTCGGTGGTCGAATTGGCTATGAAATCGGCCTGAACGAAGTTGTCAGCGTCCAGCCTTATGTGGCTGCGCGTTATGCTTTTGGCGGCGCGCAAGGCTTTGTCGGGGAAGTCGGCCTCGATATGACGGCGCGGCTGACGCCCGAGCTGACCCTTGTTGCTGGGCCTGTAGTGAACTTCGCCAGCGAAAACTATATGGACCGATATTACGGCGTCAGCGCTGCAGAATCTGCGGCGACAGGCGGGCGTTTGGCCGCGTTCGATCCGCAAGGTGGGATCAAGTCGGTCGGCGTAAAAGCTGCAGTGAAGTACGAGTTCGTCGCCGACACCTTCCTTAATCTTGAAGGGTCCTATTCACGGATCGTGGGCGGCGCCGAAAACTCGCCAATCGTGCAGTCGGGCAGCGACTCTGCCTTTACTGCGGGCGTCGGTATTTCACGTCGCTTTTCGTTCAATTACTAA